The following proteins come from a genomic window of Nostoc sp. TCL26-01:
- a CDS encoding DUF1517 domain-containing protein, whose amino-acid sequence MPNKLQQTIKPLIKAVFALGLVLVLALGHADGALAARSGGRIGGGSFRAPSSRTYAPRYAPPGGGYYAPSPGGFGFPFLLPFWGIGGGFGGLFTILIFLAIANFLVQTFRRVSSGETEDTGYSSNPTVSVTRLQVGLLAQARDLQPELNRIAETADTNSPEGRAEVLQETSLALLRHPEYWVYAGAGTQQAKLNSAEAQFNRLALAERSKFSEETLSNFNNQLKAAQTQDALPGTGELDNPTRLITEGPGEYIIVTLLAATLGKFELPKVNSTDELRQALRQIGSIPSEQLLAIEVLWTPQAEGDTLTSDDLFAEYPDLTLV is encoded by the coding sequence ATGCCTAACAAACTACAACAAACTATCAAACCTCTCATAAAAGCTGTCTTCGCCCTTGGCCTGGTGTTAGTTTTGGCATTAGGTCACGCTGATGGTGCATTAGCGGCTCGGAGTGGTGGCAGAATTGGCGGTGGCTCCTTTAGAGCGCCTTCTAGCCGGACATACGCCCCCCGTTATGCGCCTCCTGGCGGTGGGTATTATGCGCCCTCTCCTGGTGGTTTTGGCTTTCCCTTCTTGCTGCCTTTTTGGGGAATTGGCGGAGGATTTGGTGGTTTATTCACTATCTTAATATTTTTGGCGATCGCCAACTTCCTGGTGCAAACTTTCCGTCGTGTCTCCAGTGGTGAAACTGAAGATACTGGTTACAGCAGTAACCCCACCGTCAGCGTGACTCGCTTGCAAGTAGGATTACTAGCCCAAGCACGGGATTTGCAACCCGAACTCAACCGCATTGCAGAAACTGCTGATACCAATTCCCCCGAAGGACGTGCAGAAGTACTGCAAGAAACTAGCCTAGCTTTGCTGCGTCACCCTGAATACTGGGTATATGCAGGTGCTGGAACACAACAAGCAAAGTTAAATTCAGCCGAAGCCCAGTTTAATCGTTTAGCTTTGGCAGAACGCAGCAAATTTAGTGAAGAAACTCTATCTAACTTCAACAACCAGCTAAAAGCAGCTCAGACTCAAGATGCTTTACCGGGAACTGGTGAACTCGACAACCCAACCCGACTGATTACCGAAGGCCCTGGCGAATACATTATCGTCACCTTATTAGCAGCCACATTGGGTAAGTTTGAACTACCAAAAGTCAACAGTACTGATGAATTACGTCAAGCCTTACGACAAATTGGTAGCATTCCCTCGGAACAACTCTTGGCAATTGAAGTATTGTGGACTCCCCAAGCTGAAGGTGATACCCTAACTTCTGACGATTTATTTGCCGAGTATCCTGATTTAACACTGGTGTAA
- a CDS encoding glycosyltransferase family 4 protein — MENISQLATKIREETAYPDILVISRLFLPKEAVIGEYIYNRCLQDPKRVIVLTASCAGDTVFDQGQQFPVYRWPNPKYWLGSFLGSYLQPLFNLICSFGLAIKLYFRYHYRYIEWGHGYEFPALLLLSYILPISFFIYLHGNDFACALRNPLWRSLFKLTLSRAEGIVCNSSSTQDYLRNTFRLQTPTHVIQPMVRPEKFGLASNGKNLDELGDRLRQAYNIPKKAIVILSVGRLVKQKSFERVIENLPLLLTIGIDVHYILCGQGACESELKSLAERLRVDKRVHFAGYVAQPELASYYAACDIFAMLTLPTTKANCIEGFGIAYLEASYFGKPVIASRHPSVIDVVHHDENGILVNPKSGYEVLQAFKQLCQDEQLREKLGRQGKELAKRKSLHRSLYKNEWVREERQ, encoded by the coding sequence ATGGAAAATATCTCACAACTAGCAACAAAAATTAGAGAAGAAACTGCATACCCAGATATTCTCGTTATATCGCGTCTTTTCTTGCCTAAAGAAGCTGTGATTGGAGAATATATCTACAATCGTTGTCTTCAAGATCCAAAGCGTGTAATTGTTTTAACGGCTAGTTGTGCAGGTGATACAGTATTTGACCAAGGACAACAATTTCCTGTGTATCGCTGGCCAAATCCTAAATATTGGCTAGGTAGTTTCTTAGGAAGTTATTTACAGCCTCTCTTTAATCTAATTTGTTCATTTGGGCTAGCAATTAAACTCTATTTTCGTTATCACTACCGTTATATTGAATGGGGACATGGCTATGAGTTTCCCGCACTTTTATTATTGAGCTATATCTTACCCATTAGCTTTTTTATTTACTTGCATGGTAACGATTTCGCCTGTGCTTTACGTAATCCTTTATGGCGATCGCTATTTAAATTAACCCTATCACGCGCCGAAGGCATTGTCTGTAACAGTTCATCAACACAAGATTATCTGCGAAATACCTTTCGGTTGCAAACCCCTACTCATGTAATTCAACCGATGGTGAGGCCAGAGAAATTTGGCTTGGCCAGCAATGGTAAAAATCTCGATGAATTAGGCGATCGCCTGCGTCAAGCTTATAATATTCCTAAAAAAGCGATCGTTATCCTCTCAGTAGGTCGCTTAGTCAAACAAAAAAGTTTTGAGCGTGTTATTGAAAACTTACCACTACTCTTAACTATTGGTATCGATGTTCACTACATACTCTGTGGTCAAGGTGCTTGTGAATCTGAGCTAAAATCTTTAGCAGAACGCTTGCGGGTAGATAAGCGAGTCCACTTTGCTGGATATGTAGCTCAACCAGAATTGGCTAGCTATTATGCAGCTTGCGATATATTTGCTATGCTGACTTTGCCAACCACTAAAGCTAATTGCATAGAAGGATTTGGCATTGCCTACTTAGAAGCAAGTTACTTTGGTAAACCCGTCATTGCTTCTCGCCATCCCTCTGTAATCGATGTAGTCCACCACGACGAAAACGGCATACTGGTAAATCCTAAATCTGGTTACGAAGTTCTTCAAGCTTTCAAACAATTGTGTCAAGACGAGCAATTACGTGAAAAACTCGGTCGTCAAGGCAAAGAACTAGCCAAGCGGAAAAGTTT